Proteins encoded by one window of Candidatus Pelagibacter giovannonii:
- a CDS encoding MDR family oxidoreductase, which produces MSDNFKALIINQEGENFTREVKSIDKSFLKHGDVTVKVDYSDLNYKDGMILKNGGRLVKEFPHIPGIDFSGTVLESENQKFKTGDEIILTGWRVGEAFFGGYSQVAKVNADFLVKRPSNLTSKQAMMLGTAGFTSLMSAFAIQAREEILLGDKVNDVLVTGATGGVGSVAVMALTKLGYNVTAVTGKDSKTDYLKSLGAKNVVNRADFDKDPRPIDKGLWDGVVDTVGGKILANAIAQTRSNGIIAVCGNTNSNELNTNLLPFMLRGIKVWGMDSANCSIKRREFIWAEAAKLVDFEVLEKSILIVSLDELLETYPKILKGEISGRVLVDLNK; this is translated from the coding sequence ATGTCAGATAATTTTAAAGCGCTAATTATTAATCAAGAAGGTGAAAATTTTACCCGAGAGGTAAAGTCAATAGATAAATCATTTTTAAAGCATGGCGATGTTACTGTTAAAGTAGATTATTCAGATTTAAATTATAAAGATGGAATGATTTTGAAAAATGGTGGTCGTCTTGTTAAAGAATTTCCACATATTCCAGGCATAGATTTTTCTGGTACTGTTCTTGAAAGTGAAAATCAAAAATTTAAAACTGGTGATGAAATAATTTTAACTGGATGGAGAGTTGGAGAAGCTTTTTTTGGTGGATACTCTCAGGTTGCAAAAGTTAATGCTGATTTTTTAGTTAAGAGACCTTCAAACCTAACCAGCAAACAAGCTATGATGTTAGGAACAGCTGGCTTTACATCTTTAATGAGTGCTTTTGCTATTCAAGCTAGAGAAGAAATTTTATTAGGCGATAAAGTAAATGATGTATTAGTTACTGGAGCTACCGGTGGGGTAGGAAGTGTAGCGGTAATGGCTCTTACTAAATTAGGATACAATGTAACAGCTGTTACAGGAAAAGATTCTAAAACAGATTATCTAAAATCGTTAGGAGCAAAAAATGTTGTTAATAGAGCTGATTTTGACAAAGATCCAAGACCTATTGATAAAGGATTATGGGACGGTGTAGTTGATACAGTAGGAGGTAAAATTTTAGCTAATGCAATAGCTCAAACTAGATCAAATGGAATTATAGCTGTTTGTGGCAATACAAATAGTAATGAGCTTAATACAAATTTATTACCATTCATGCTTAGAGGAATTAAAGTGTGGGGAATGGATTCAGCAAATTGCAGTATTAAAAGAAGAGAATTTATTTGGGCAGAAGCAGCAAAACTTGTTGATTTTGAAGTTCTTGAAAAATCAATCTTAATTGTAAGTTTAGATGAATTATTAGAAACATATCCAAAAATTTTAAAGGGTGAAATTTCAGGAAGAGTTTTGGTAGATTTAAATAAATAG
- the folE gene encoding GTP cyclohydrolase I FolE produces the protein MKLVEETDSKILDTKKVSDKEAEEAFRTILTWMGEDPSREGLLETPKRVIKAYKEYFGGYAKDPNKILDKTFGDVEGYDDMVVQKNVSVQSHCEHHMAPIIGIAHVAYIPNERVVGLSKLARVVEVFSKRLQTQERLTMQIAKTIMESLDAKGVAVTIDSTHQCMTMRGIKKENATTVTNYFLGQFKEDLSIQNRYLRFISK, from the coding sequence ATGAAATTAGTTGAAGAGACAGATAGCAAAATTTTAGATACCAAAAAAGTTTCTGATAAAGAAGCTGAAGAAGCTTTTAGAACTATTTTAACTTGGATGGGTGAAGATCCTAGTAGAGAAGGATTATTAGAAACTCCAAAAAGAGTTATTAAAGCATATAAAGAATATTTTGGTGGATATGCAAAAGACCCTAATAAAATTTTAGATAAAACTTTTGGAGATGTTGAGGGTTATGACGACATGGTTGTACAAAAAAATGTTTCTGTACAAAGTCATTGTGAACATCATATGGCTCCAATTATTGGAATTGCACATGTTGCATACATTCCAAATGAGAGAGTTGTGGGTTTGAGTAAACTTGCAAGAGTAGTAGAAGTTTTTTCAAAAAGATTACAGACTCAAGAGAGACTTACGATGCAAATTGCTAAAACAATAATGGAATCTTTAGATGCAAAAGGTGTGGCTGTAACGATAGATTCAACACATCAATGTATGACTATGAGGGGTATTAAGAAAGAGAATGCCACTACAGTTACAAATTATTTCTTAGGACAGTTTAAAGAAGATTTAAGTATTCAAAATAGATACTTAAGATTTATTAGTAAGTAA
- a CDS encoding LysR family transcriptional regulator translates to MDWDKLKIFHAVAEAGSFTNATINLNLSQSAISRQIQSLEQDLKVQLFERHARGLTLTENGEYLFKTAHDVISKLKEVESTLGDQKNKPTGKLTITTVRSFGTHWLTPRIQEFMTLNPEIEIELIFDDKELDLSTRQADIGIFMRRPKQLNYIQKKLVDIKYYIYGSNKYLEKNGMPKTITDLNKHKFISFGKGAPSPVYDPDWALKLGIKDNKKRKPIMKVNSVMGLLLAVEAGVGLAALPEYLVSNSNNVIKVLPNSEGPITEAHFVYPQSLKNTARITAFRNFLFSKIGDWK, encoded by the coding sequence ATGGATTGGGATAAATTAAAAATATTCCATGCAGTTGCAGAAGCAGGCAGTTTTACAAATGCAACAATAAATCTAAACTTAAGTCAGTCTGCAATAAGTAGACAAATTCAATCTTTAGAACAAGACCTTAAAGTGCAACTCTTCGAAAGACATGCAAGAGGTCTTACATTAACTGAAAACGGTGAATATTTATTTAAAACAGCTCATGATGTAATTAGTAAATTAAAAGAAGTTGAATCCACATTGGGTGATCAGAAAAATAAACCAACTGGTAAATTAACAATTACAACAGTTAGAAGTTTTGGTACTCACTGGTTAACACCTCGTATTCAAGAATTTATGACTTTAAATCCAGAAATAGAAATTGAATTAATTTTTGATGATAAGGAATTAGACTTAAGTACAAGACAAGCAGATATAGGTATTTTTATGAGAAGACCTAAGCAGCTTAATTATATTCAAAAAAAATTAGTAGATATCAAATATTATATTTATGGATCTAATAAATATTTAGAAAAAAATGGAATGCCAAAAACAATCACAGACCTAAATAAACATAAATTTATTTCATTTGGAAAAGGCGCACCATCTCCCGTTTATGATCCAGATTGGGCTTTAAAACTTGGAATTAAAGATAATAAAAAAAGAAAGCCAATAATGAAAGTTAATAGCGTTATGGGTTTACTTTTAGCTGTTGAAGCTGGTGTAGGTCTTGCAGCACTTCCTGAATATTTAGTTTCAAATTCAAACAATGTAATAAAAGTTCTTCCTAATTCAGAGGGCCCTATAACAGAGGCTCATTTTGTTTATCCTCAATCATTGAAAAATACTGCTAGAATAACTGCTTTTAGAAACTTTTTATTTAGTAAAATAGGTGACTGGAAGTAG